AAACAAAAGTTAGACAAACGTATGATGCTTGGTATTCTTATCTGTGTAGTATCTAGCTTTATGATTGGTAGCACTAGTATTGGCGGAGATGCTCCAAAGGGAATGTTCCTTGGAATTTGTATTGCATTTATAGCAGCCCTTGGGTGGGGATTTGAAGGATGTGTAGCTGGATATGGTACATCTATGATTGACTCAGAAATTGGTATTACAATTCGTCAAGCTACATCTGGACTTTCAAACCTAATAATATTAGTGCCTGTATTTGGTATGATATTTGGCGGTGGAATTAAATTTTCCAGTAATTTAACTGTTCAAGCATTTACAAGTGGTCCTGCAATGTTATGGTTTGCTTTAAGTGGTCTTTGTGCTTTTGTTTCATACATGAGCTGGTATAACGGTAACAGTATGTGTGGTGCTGCACTTGGTATGGCTTGCAATGGTACATATTCTTTCTGGGGTCCATTCTGTTGCTGGATAGTTCTTGGAGTAATAGGTGGTATGGACGGATGGGCATTACCTCCAATCGTTTGGATTTCTGCTATATTAATGATGTTTGGTATTCTTGTAATAGCTATGAATCCAATGGATTTATTCAAAAATAAGGAGGTAACAGGAAATGAAGCCGCTTAATTATGCGATTTTGAAATATTTCACAAAAGTCCAAGAGGCCTGCGCTGATGATGTGATAAATGCTTTAAATGATGAATATGCTAGCTTTAAGGCTTTAACAAAGAAAGCTGTGATAACAGCTTTAATGACAGCAGAAGCCAATGGTCTTATTGAAGAAACAAGATTTAAATTAGATAAAAATGGTGAGTTAAAGGTTTATTATCATGCACACGAGGATGGTGCTGCTACGATTAATAAATACATAAAAGACTGATAAGAATTTGTAAATTGACTTTTAAACTAGTTTATTAGGCTCATCACTATAATATAAAATTCATAGGGGTGAGTCATAATTATTTATTAATATATAAGAAATAGTTAATTGAAAGGAGTTTATTTTATGAAGGAAGTTTCAAAGGCAGTAAGTGCAGAAGCTATTGCTGCAAAGAAGAAATTATCAAGTGATTTCTTCAAAAAAGGTATATCCCTAGCTTTATTTTCAGGAATTACCTATGGAATGTATACTGCATGTCTAACAATGGGAATGACAAAAGGAGTATGGGGTGACTGGTATGGTGCTAATAAAGCTGGTTTATCAGCATTTGCCTTAGCATACTTAGTTGCAGCACTAGGAAATGCAATAAACGACACATGTAGTGCTGTTTGGGCAATTTTATATTCATTAGTTAAAGGTAAATTTGGCGATTTCTTAAGATGCATCAATTCGGCTCCAGGGCGTGTAATGATATTAGCAGCTCTTATTGGAGGACCTATCGCTGGTACAGCTTATGTTATAGCACTTCAAATGGCTGGTTCAATAGTTGTTCCGATATCAGCTCTTTGCCCTGCTATTGCAGCTATCTTAGGAAGAGTTTTGTATAAGCAGGAATTAAATAAACGTATGGCATTTGGTATTGTAATATGCGTATTTGCCAGCTTTTTAATTGGTAGTACAAGCCTTAGTGGTGGTACCGCTTCAGCAAAAACTATTATTGGATTTATTATAGCTATTGTTGCAGCTCTTGGATGGGGTTTCGAAGGTTGTGTAGCTGGATATGGTACAGCAATGATTGACCCTGAAATTGGTATTTGTATTCGTCAAGTAACATCAGGTATAGCAAACCTATTTATAGTAGTTCCAGTATTAGCAGTTTTATCTGGCAAAATTGGTCTTTCGGTTGAGCTTGCTACTAAAGCATTTACAAGTGGTCCAGCAATGATTTGGTTCGCGTTAAGTAGTTGTTTAACAGTTTTTACATTTATGACATGGTACGCTGGAAACAGTATGTGCGGAGCAGGACTTGGTACTGCATGTAATGGTACATATTCATTCTTTGGTCCATTATTCTGCTTATTATTACTAGGAGTATATGGTGGAATGGATGGTTACTCATTACCTTCAGTTGCTTGGATTGGAGCAGTAATAATGATGTTTGGTATTCTTACAGTATCTATGAATCCGTTGGATCTTTTTAGAAGCAAAAAACAGGAGGTATAATAGATGAAGCCGCTTAATTATGCAATTTTAAAATATTTTACTAAAGTTGAAGAAGCTTGTGCTGAAGATGTTATAGAAGCATTAAGAGGAGAATATGGAAATTTTAAGGCTTTAACAAAGAAAGCTGTAACAACGGCTTTAATGACAGCAGAAGCCAATGGTCTTATTGAAGAAACAAGATTTGAATTAGATAAAAACGGTGAGCTAAAAGTTTATTATCATGCTCATGAAGATGGAGCTGCTACAATTAATAAATATATAAGAGATTAATTTTTAGTATTGATTAATTTTTAACATTACCCTATGGGGAATGCTTATATACAAAAAAAGCTTTTATGAATTTATTAAAATAATTATTTTTGTAAATATTAGGAGCGAATTTTGCTCCTAATAACATGCTCCATAGTGAAATATTTAGAAAATTTTATTAAAAGAAATATATTGACTTTCCCCCAAAGGGTAAGGGATATAATCAATATATAAATAAATAACAATAAACAAAAGATAAATGAGAACATAAAATAATAATAATATTTGTGCAGTCAAACAAGAATATATTGGGTTAAAAACAGGAAGGAGGAATTATCAATGAGATATTATGGAGAAGAGGCTTTAGGACTTGTAGAAACAATAGGATTAGTTCCTGCACTTGAAGCTGCAGATAAAATGCTTAAGGCAGCTAATGTTGAATTAATTTCATATGAAAACATTGGTTCAACTCTTGTAACTATTATGGTAAAAGGTGATGTGGGAGCAGTAAAATCTGCCGTAGAAGCAGGTGCCGCAGCAGCTGCAGCTATTGGTAAATTAACAGCACACAATGTTATGCCACGTCCTATTAAAGAAGTTGGAGATATTGTTTCAGTACACGATATAGATGCATAAAACGCAGAAAGGAAATGATTACATATGTCAAGATATAAAGCTTTAGGATTAATCGAAACTTTTGGTCTGGTTTTTGCTTTAGAAGCAGCAGATGCTATGTGCAAAGCAGCAGATGTTGAACTTATTGGATATGAAAACGTTGCGTCAGGTTATATATCTGTATTAGTTCGTGGCGATGTTGGTGCTTGTAAAGCAGCGGTAGAAGCTGGAGCTGCAGCAGTTAATGCAATGGAGGATGGAAATCTTTATAGTTCAATAGTTATTCCAAGTCCACATGAAGATCTTGAGAAAATAATAAACCGTTATGCTATTCCAAATCCTATAACTGAATAGTAAAGTGAACTTTTTTAAGAAAAGGAGAGAGGAAAATGAATATTATCGATAATGATTTACTCTCCATGCAGGAAGCTAGAATTCTTGTTGAAAATGCTCGTGAGGCGCAAAAAAAATTAGCAACATTTCCACAAGAAAAGCTTGATGAAATAGTTGAACGTATGACGGAAGAGATTGAAAAACACTTAAAGGAACTTGCAAAGATGTCTAATGAGGAAACTGAATATGGAAAGTGGGAAGATAAATACACTAAAAACCGCTTTGTATGTGAGTATCTGAAAAATAGACTTAAAAACATGAATTGTGTAGGTATCATTAATGAAGATAAAATGAACAAGACAATGGATGTTGGAGTACCAATGGGTGTTATTATAGCTTTTTGTCCATCAACGAGTCCTGTTTCTACAACTATACATAAGGCGCTAATTGCAATTAAATCTGGAAATGCAATTATATTTTCACCTCATCCAAGAGCTAAAAATACGATTTCTAAAACAGTTGATATTTTGATTCGAGCTGCAGAGGGTGTAGGACTTCCGGAAGGTGCTATTGCATATCTGCATACAGTAACCAAAAGTGGTTCATTGGAGCTTATGAATCATAGGGATACTTCTCTTATAATGAATACAGGAGTTTCAGAAATGCTCCATGCAGCTTATAAATCTGGTAAGCCAGTAATTTATGGCGGCAATGGAAATGGTCCAGCATTTATAGAACGCACAGCTGATATAGAGAAGGCTGCCAAAGATATTATTAGCAGTAAGAACTTTGATTATGGGGTTGTTTCTGCCGCTGAACAGTCAATTGTTGTGGATAGCTGTATTGTAGCAGAAGTAACACAAGAGATTCAAAAAAATGGTGGATACTTTATGACAGATGAGGAAGCTGAAAAGTTAGGAAATATCTTTTTTTACAAAGATGGAAGTCCTGACTTAGAGATGATTGGTAAATCACCGCAATTTTTAGCTAAGAAAGCTGGTTTTAGTATACCAGAGGATGTGAAAGTTCTTATTTCTAAGCAAAAGTTTGTTTCTCAAAAGAACCCTTATTCAAAAGAAAAGCTTTCTCCAGTATTAGCATTTTACATTGAAGATGATTGGATGCATGCTTGTGAAAAGTGTATAGAATTGTTGCTTAGTGAAAGGCAGGGACATACACTTATTATACATTCAAAGGATGAAGAAGTTATTCGTCAATTTGCATTAAAGAAACCAGTTGGAAGAGTACTTGTTAACACTCCGGGAACTTTTGGAAGCATGGGAGCAACTACGAATTTGTTTCCTTCAATGACTTTAGGCAGTGGTTCTGCAGGTCAAGGTATGACTTCTGATAATGTTTCACCTATGAATTTAATATATGTACGTAAAGTTGGATATGGAGTTCGTAGTGTAGATGAAATTGTTAATTCAGTAAATCATAAAGAAGATTCCAATGAGGTCTTAAACCATAAGGCAAATGCAAATGAAATAGATAACTTTAAATTACTAGAGAGTATTTTAAAAAAAGTTATGAATGACTTAAGATAAAAAATCATATTTAAAATATGAAATACACTATAGAATGTGAGGGAATGAATTGGATATTCGTGAATTTTCAAATAAATTTATGGAAGCTACTCAAAACATGTCTGAAGAAGAACGTGCTAGTTTAATGAAAATGTTTGAGAGTGTTTCTAAAGAAATAACAAAAGAAGAACCAACAACTTGTCATGTTGCATGTGACAATAATGGACAAATCCCAGATGGAATGACAGAGCGTTTAGTTAAGTTAAAAGAAAATTACTTAAAACATGTTCCATCAATAACAACTCACCGTGCAAGAGCTATAACTAAAATAGCTAAAGAAAACCCAGGTATGCCTAAGTCAGTTCTACGTGGTAAATGTTTCAAGCATTGCTGTGAAACTGCACCACTAGTAATTCAAGACCATGAGCTTATCGTTGGAGCACCAAACGGAAAACCTCGTGCAGGAGCATTTTCTCCTGATATAGCTTGGAGATGGATGGAAGATGAATTAGATACAATATCAACTCGTCCACAAGACCCATTCTATATATCAGATGAAGATAAGAAAATAATGCGTGAAGAGTTATTCCCATTCTGGAAAGGTCAATCAGTTGATGAATACTGTGAAAGTCAGTATCGTGAAGCTGGTGTATGGGAACTTTCAGGAGAATCTTTTGTTTCAGACTGTTCATACCACGCATTAAATGGTGGAGGAGATTCTAACCCAGGATATGACGTTATTCTAATGAAAAAAGGTATGCTTGACATAAAGAGAGAAGCAGAAGAAAAATTAGCTGAACTTGACTACGAAAGACCAGAAGATATTGAAAAAATATACTTCTACAAATCATTAATCGATACTGCTGAAGGTGTTATGATATATGCTAAACGTATGTCAGATTATGCTGCAGAGCTTGCTGCAAAAGAAACTGACCCTAAGCGTAAAGCAGAACTTTTAAAAATTTCTGAAATAAATGCTAGAGTTCCAGCACATAAACCAAGCAATTTCTGGGAAGCAATTCAAGCAGTTTGGACTATAGAATCATTACTTGTAGTTGAAGAAAACCAAACAGGTATGTCTATAGGACGTGTTGACCAATACATGTACCCATTCTACAAAGCTGATATCGAGTCAGGACGTATGAATGATTGTGAAGCATTTGAATTAGCAGGTTGTATGCTTATAAAAATGTCTGAAATGATGTGGTTAACAAGTGAAGGAGCTTCTAAGTTCTTCGCAGGTTATCAGCCATTTGTTAACATGTGCTTAGGTGGTGTTACTAGAGAGGGACGTGATGCTACAAACGAATTAACTTATCTATTAATGGATGCAGTTCGTCACGTTAAAATATATCAACCATCTTTAGCTTGTCGTATACATAAAGGATCACCACAAAAATATCTTAAGAAGATAGTTGACGTTATTCGTTCAGGTATGGGATTCCCAGCATGTCACTTTGATGACGTTCATATAAAAATGATGTTAGCTAAAGGATGTTCTATAGAAGACGCAAGAGATTACTGCTTAATGGGATGCGTTGAGCCACAAAAAGCAGGAAGATTATATCAATGGACTTCTACAGGATACACTCAATGGCCTATATGTATAGAACTTGTTCTTAATCATGGTGTACCACTATGGTATGGTAAGCAAGTATGTCCAGATTTGGGAGATTTAAGCCAGTTTAAAACTTATGAGCAATTTGATGCAGCTGTTAAAGAGCAAATCAAATACATCACTAAATGGACAAGTGTTGCTACAGTAATTTCTCAACGTGTTCATAAAGAACTTGCACCAAAGCCACTTATGTCTATGATGTATGAAGGATGTATGGAAAAAGGTAGAGGAGTAGAAGCAGGTGGAGCTATGTATAACTTCGGACCAGGAGTTGTATGGAGTGGTCTTGCTACTTACACAGACTCTATGGCAGCTATAAAGAAATTAGTATTTGATGATAAGAAATACACTTTAGAGCAATTAAATGAAGCTTTAAAGGCTGATTTTGTTGGATACGAGCAATTAAGAAAAGATTGTTTAGAAGCACCTAAATATGGTAATGATGATGATTATGCAGATTTAATTGCTGCAGATTTAATTCAATTTACTGAACAAGAGCACCGTAAATATAAGACATTATATTCAGTGCTTAGCCATGGTACTTTATCAATCTCTAACAACACTCCATTTGGACAGCTTACTGGAGCTACATCAAATGGACGTAGAGCTTGGATGCCTTTATCAGATGGTATAAGTCCAACACAAGGAGCAGACTTTAAAGGACCTACTGCTATAATTAAATCTGTTTCTAAAATGTGTTGTGAAAACATGAATATAGGTATGGTTCATAACTTCAAGTTAATATCAGGTCTTCTTGATACAAAAGAAGGTGAAAACGGAATAATTACATTATTACGTAGTGCATGTGCCCTTCAACTTGGAGAAATGCAATTCAACTATTTAGATAATAAGACTCTAATAGAGGCTCAAAAACATCCAGAGCAATATCGTGACTTAATTGTTCGTGTTGCTGGATATAGTGCATTCTTCGTTGAATTATGTAAAGACGTTCAGGATGAAATCATCAGCAGAACTGTACTTAACCATTTTTAATTAGAAGAATTTTTGAGATTACTTAAACTAAAACTTATAAATCTGTAATCTACAGAATACTTCTGTAGATTGCAGATTGCAATTAAGATATATATTAAAAATCAAGGTAATGAAACTGGAGAATGAAAATATGAGTAATGAAAATTTAGGTGTAATTGAACGTAAAGCGACGATTTTTAATATACAGAAATACAATATGTATGATGGAGATGGAGTAAGAACTTTAGTATTCTTTCAAGGTTGCCCTCTTCGCTGTAAGTGGTGTGCAAACCCCGAAGGAATGATTAAAAAACATAGAGTTATGTTTAAAAGTAATTTATGTGTTAATTGTGGGGCTTGTGTTTCAGCTTGTCCTGTGGGAATACACACTATCTCTAATGAAACTTTAAAGCATGAAGTTAATCGCGATATTGATTGTATTGGATGTGGTAAATGCAAAGAAGCATGTACTAAATCTGCTATATCAATAGTTGGAGAAGTAAAAACTATCTCTGAACTTTTGGAAATTATAGAAGAGGATAGAACTTTTTATGAAGTTTCTGGTGGCGGAGTTACATTAGGTGGTGGTGAAGTTCTAATGCAGCCTGAAGCAGCTTCTAGTTTATTAATGGCATGTAAGCAAGTAGGAATAAATACTGCAATTGAGACTTGCGGCTATGCAAAACTAGAATCAGTACTTAAGGTAGCAGAGTTCACAGACTTATTCCTATTTGATATTAAGCATATTAATTCTGATAAGCACTTTCAATTAACAGGTGTTAGGAATGAACAGATTTTAGAAAATCTCCAGGAACTACTTCGTCGCAAATATAATGTAAAGATTCGTATGCCTTTACTTAAAGGTGTAAATGATCAACAAGAGGATATTAAAAAAGTTATGGAGTTATTAACACCATACAAAGATTATAAAAACTTTAAAGGAATTGACTTGCTTCCATATCATAAGATGGGGGTAAATAAATACAACCAATTAGGAATTGAATATCCTATAAAGGATGATCCGAGTTTAAAAAATGAAGATTTAGATAGAATTGAAGGATGGATTAAAGAATATGATTTACCTGTAAAGGTAATCCGTCACTAAATAATTTTCAAATAGATAATAAGATAGAAGGTAAGGTTTATGGGAGATTTTCTTGATAGAAACATACAACGTGTTATACAAGAGTCAGTGCCAGGAAAGCAGATTACAATAGCTCATGTTATTGCATCACCCATGCCTGATATATATGAACGTCTTGGAATTGATGAAAAAGGAGCAATAGGTATTTTAACTCTTTCTCCTTATGAATCGGCTATTATTGCAGCGGATATTGCTACAAAGGCTTCCGATGTGGAAATTGGATTCCTTGACCGTTTCACAGGTTCTGTTGTAATAAATGGTGATGTACAAAGTGTTGAAACAGCACTTGGTGCAGTAAATGATATTTTAAAGGATATGCTTGGATTTACTCCGGCTCCCATTACAAGGACATGAGAAGAAAGCGCATAATGGTAATTGGACCTTCAAAATCAGGCAAAACCACATTGGTTAATGCATTAAACAATTATGATGGTCCATTAAGAAGAACACCAGATTTGATTTATGGTAAAAACACCATTGATGTTCCAAGCTCTTATATAGAAAATGCATGGATGTATAAGCATGTAATAGCAGCAGCTCAGGATGCATCTCATGTGCTTATAGTGGTTGATCAGTCTAATAGCAGTGAAATATACTCCCATGGATTTGCAAAGTCCTTTAGATGCCCGGTAATCGGGGTTATAACAAAGTGTGACTTGGTACCTGAAAATGAAGAAAAATGTTTAAAACAGCTAAAGAACATAGGAGTGTCAGAGCCATATTTTCATATTAGTTTTAAAATTGGAACAGGAATTGATGCTTTGAAGAAGTATTTATTTGAAAAAGGTGAGGAGTAAAGGTCGATGATGAGATTTATTACTGAAGAGTACTTGAGAGACTTATTTAGAAAAGAACCTTTTGATACCTACAAGTTACAACAAGGACAGCGCCTTACACCTGGAGCAACTCAATATTTGTCTGATAAGAGAATAAAATTAAATGATGATGCTCCAAAAGCAAATAAGAATGTTTCTAAAAACAATAAGGCTGAAACAAAAGAACCAATGGTAAACAGCAATTTAAATTTGAATAAGAAACTTTGCTTAAAATTGAAATCTATGGAGGCAGTATTTCTTGTTACTAGTAGTGAAATATTAAAAGAGGATATTATCTTAGCACAAAACATTATAAATTTGGGTAGAAAAATATCAAATATCAGAAATGTTGTGGATGGAAAAGGTACTCTTGAGCCAATTTACTGCAGAGAGTGTACTGGAATGAATTCATCAAATTTTATAACAGAGCTTGATGATTGTTTCGAGATAACAGAATTTCATATGCAGCTTGCAAAAAGCAATGCAATTTTAAAAATGCACACACTTCGCTGTGCTTTAAGGGAATTACAGTTTGAAATAATTGATACCTACAAAAATGATGATGACGGTTTAAAAGATAGCATTATAGGGAACGTTAATTCAATAATTAATTCGCTGTCTCAATTGATTTGTTCAGCAGTAGGAGGAAAAGAATGTCAAAGGAAAAATTAACTTTTGAATATTGTGATAATATGGTTCAAGAGTTTGAGGAAGTAATAGAAAGACCAATTGTTAATGGTTCTTCTGTTTATTATACAGGTGTAGACTTAGGTACTGCTTGTATAGTATTGGCTGTTTTAGATGAAAACTACAAGCCTGTTGCAGGTGCATATAGATATGCAGATGTAGTTCGTGACGGTATGGTTGTGGATTATATTGGAGCAGTAAGGATTGTTAGAGAACTTAAGCAGGAAATCGAGGAAAAATTGAATACAGAGCTTATTTATGCGGCGGCTGCAATTCCACCTGGAACTGATGCTTTAGATTCTGGAGCAATTAAAAATGTAGTTCAAGCAGCTGGCTTTGAATTGACAAATCTTTTAGATGAACCTACTGCTGCAAATGCTGTACTTAAAATTCAAAATGGTGCAGTTGTAGATATCGGTGGTGGAACAACTGGAATATCTGTTTTAAAGGATGGAAAAGTAGTTTATGTTGTGGACGAACCTACAGGTGGTACTCATTTTTCACTAGTTATTGCAGGTGCATATGGAATGCCTTTTAATGAGGCAGATAAATTTAAAAGAGATAATAAGAACCACAAGGAAATTTTACCAGTACTAAAGCCAGTAGTTGAAAAGGTGTCAACAATTATTAGTAAGTATATTAAAGATTATGATGTTAATGAAATTTCTTTAGTAGGTGGTACTTGTTGTTTGACAGGCATCGAAGAAATTATTCAAAAAAAGACTGGCGTGTATACACATAAACCTAAAAATCCTATGTTTGTTACACCACTTGGAATAGCATTAAGCTGTACACAAGATATTATGGAATAATAAGGAGAGTGTTTAAAAGTGGATTTTAGAATTATAAAATCACCTTCCCATAGCACTAAAGAAATTCTCATAAAACGTATCGGTGTAAAGTGCGAAACGGATTTAAACAGCGTTGATGCAATAGGACTTGTGCAAGGTAAGCTTATCGATATGATTTATGCTGCAGATATTGCCGAAAAAGCTGTTGGGGTTACTGTTGAAGAGATTAGGGGTACATGTCCCCAACACATGGTTTTAATTGGAATTTTTGGTGACACATCATCAGTTGAAGCCGCCATAAATGAAATTAAAATGAAAATGAAAGAGGGAAAAACAATATGATAGTAGCAAGACTTATTGATAATGTATGGGCCACTAGAAAGGCAGAATCACTTAGCGGACTTAAATTTATGCTTGCAGAAGAAATTGGTGGAATAGATGAAGGACGCAGATTTATTGTTGTGGATATTATAAGTGCAGGTATTGGTGATAGGGTTATCGTTAGTACTGGCTCCTCTGCCCGCAAAATGTTGGGTGACGACAATATTCCTGTGGATGCAGTTGTTATTGGAATAATTGATGATGATTGTCAGTTTGGTTAAATAAGATCTTTCTTAAAAATAATCACAGGATTTTAAGAGTTTTATGGACAGCAATATTATTTTGAAAGGAAGTGAAAAATATGAAAAGATTAATTTGTGCAAAAGATGTTGAAGCATTAATACTAAAAAATGAAAAAGTATTTTATTTAGAAGGCAGTGAAATAATTACTCCATCAGCTAATGATCTTGCAAAAAATAGTGGAATAATATTCACTACAGAAGCACCAGCACCTAAAATTGAGCATGTAGAAGCTAAAAAAGCTCCAAACATGCCAAACATAGAGGGTATGGATGTTGAAATGATGCTTAATTTCTTTAAAACAATGATGGACAAGGGTCTTTTACAACAAATGCTTGAATGTTTAAAGCCAAAGAATGTTCTATTTGAAGCTGAGTCTGATCCTAGCGGACTTAAAGTTGTTAGAGGAAACACAGTAAAAATGGATGTATTTGACACTGGTAACCCAGATGCAAAAGTTTATTTTCAAGAGTTAGTAAACAAAGAAGAATCAAAAATGAGTGCTGGATTTTTAATTATTGAAAATTCAAAATTTGATTGGGAATTAACTTATGAAGAAATTGACTATGTTATCGAGGGAACTTTAACTGTTGAAGTTAATGGAAAGACATACACAGCTTATCCTGGAGATGTGTTATTCGTACCATCAGGTTCTAAAGTAGTTTGGGGTTCTCCAGACAAGGCTAGGGTATTCTATACAACATATCCAGCAAACTGGGCGGATCTTTTATAGAAGACTAGGAGGATTGACCTATGCAAGCGCTTGGTTTAATAGAAACAAAAGGATTACTTGCAGCTGTTGAGGCGGCTGATACAATGGTTAAATCCGCAGATGTAAGTATTATTGAAAAGACTTATGTAGGTGGCGGTCTTGTTACAATTTCAGTTACAGGTGATGTAGGTGCAGTAAAAGCAGCTATAGAAGCTGGGGTAGCGGCTGTTAAAAAACTTGATCAAGAATTTTTAGTTTCAGAGCATGTAATTCCACGTCCTCACGAAGAATTGGAGAATATAATTGGATCTAATACTACAGCAGAATGCATAGAAGAGCCATCATCTGATGAAAAGATGGAGGATGGAGAAAATGCAGATAAAGTAGAAGAACCAGAAAATCCAAAAGTTTTATCATCTGATAAGAAAGAGGATGTAGAAACTATAGAAGAAACTGAAGATGAGGCTAAGGAAAATCAAAATAAAGATGCTTCAGAAGCTGATTTAGATAAACTACATAAGGTGAATTTAGAGAATTTACATAAAGACGATGTAGATAATTTAGTAAGTAAAAATGGTATAGAAAAAACCATTTTGATATTATCTAAGTTAAAAGTAGTTAAGCTTAGAAATCTAGCTCGTGA
The DNA window shown above is from Haloimpatiens massiliensis and carries:
- a CDS encoding membrane protein, translated to MKEVSKAVSAEAIAAKKKLSSDFFKKGISLALFSGITYGMYTACLTMGMTKGVWGDWYGANKAGLSAFALAYLVAALGNAINDTCSAVWAILYSLVKGKFGDFLRCINSAPGRVMILAALIGGPIAGTAYVIALQMAGSIVVPISALCPAIAAILGRVLYKQELNKRMAFGIVICVFASFLIGSTSLSGGTASAKTIIGFIIAIVAALGWGFEGCVAGYGTAMIDPEIGICIRQVTSGIANLFIVVPVLAVLSGKIGLSVELATKAFTSGPAMIWFALSSCLTVFTFMTWYAGNSMCGAGLGTACNGTYSFFGPLFCLLLLGVYGGMDGYSLPSVAWIGAVIMMFGILTVSMNPLDLFRSKKQEV
- a CDS encoding BMC domain-containing protein: MRYYGEEALGLVETIGLVPALEAADKMLKAANVELISYENIGSTLVTIMVKGDVGAVKSAVEAGAAAAAAIGKLTAHNVMPRPIKEVGDIVSVHDIDA
- a CDS encoding BMC domain-containing protein, which codes for MSRYKALGLIETFGLVFALEAADAMCKAADVELIGYENVASGYISVLVRGDVGACKAAVEAGAAAVNAMEDGNLYSSIVIPSPHEDLEKIINRYAIPNPITE
- a CDS encoding aldehyde dehydrogenase family protein; this encodes MNIIDNDLLSMQEARILVENAREAQKKLATFPQEKLDEIVERMTEEIEKHLKELAKMSNEETEYGKWEDKYTKNRFVCEYLKNRLKNMNCVGIINEDKMNKTMDVGVPMGVIIAFCPSTSPVSTTIHKALIAIKSGNAIIFSPHPRAKNTISKTVDILIRAAEGVGLPEGAIAYLHTVTKSGSLELMNHRDTSLIMNTGVSEMLHAAYKSGKPVIYGGNGNGPAFIERTADIEKAAKDIISSKNFDYGVVSAAEQSIVVDSCIVAEVTQEIQKNGGYFMTDEEAEKLGNIFFYKDGSPDLEMIGKSPQFLAKKAGFSIPEDVKVLISKQKFVSQKNPYSKEKLSPVLAFYIEDDWMHACEKCIELLLSERQGHTLIIHSKDEEVIRQFALKKPVGRVLVNTPGTFGSMGATTNLFPSMTLGSGSAGQGMTSDNVSPMNLIYVRKVGYGVRSVDEIVNSVNHKEDSNEVLNHKANANEIDNFKLLESILKKVMNDLR
- the cutC gene encoding choline trimethylamine-lyase; this translates as MDIREFSNKFMEATQNMSEEERASLMKMFESVSKEITKEEPTTCHVACDNNGQIPDGMTERLVKLKENYLKHVPSITTHRARAITKIAKENPGMPKSVLRGKCFKHCCETAPLVIQDHELIVGAPNGKPRAGAFSPDIAWRWMEDELDTISTRPQDPFYISDEDKKIMREELFPFWKGQSVDEYCESQYREAGVWELSGESFVSDCSYHALNGGGDSNPGYDVILMKKGMLDIKREAEEKLAELDYERPEDIEKIYFYKSLIDTAEGVMIYAKRMSDYAAELAAKETDPKRKAELLKISEINARVPAHKPSNFWEAIQAVWTIESLLVVEENQTGMSIGRVDQYMYPFYKADIESGRMNDCEAFELAGCMLIKMSEMMWLTSEGASKFFAGYQPFVNMCLGGVTREGRDATNELTYLLMDAVRHVKIYQPSLACRIHKGSPQKYLKKIVDVIRSGMGFPACHFDDVHIKMMLAKGCSIEDARDYCLMGCVEPQKAGRLYQWTSTGYTQWPICIELVLNHGVPLWYGKQVCPDLGDLSQFKTYEQFDAAVKEQIKYITKWTSVATVISQRVHKELAPKPLMSMMYEGCMEKGRGVEAGGAMYNFGPGVVWSGLATYTDSMAAIKKLVFDDKKYTLEQLNEALKADFVGYEQLRKDCLEAPKYGNDDDYADLIAADLIQFTEQEHRKYKTLYSVLSHGTLSISNNTPFGQLTGATSNGRRAWMPLSDGISPTQGADFKGPTAIIKSVSKMCCENMNIGMVHNFKLISGLLDTKEGENGIITLLRSACALQLGEMQFNYLDNKTLIEAQKHPEQYRDLIVRVAGYSAFFVELCKDVQDEIISRTVLNHF
- the cutD gene encoding choline TMA-lyase-activating enzyme codes for the protein MSNENLGVIERKATIFNIQKYNMYDGDGVRTLVFFQGCPLRCKWCANPEGMIKKHRVMFKSNLCVNCGACVSACPVGIHTISNETLKHEVNRDIDCIGCGKCKEACTKSAISIVGEVKTISELLEIIEEDRTFYEVSGGGVTLGGGEVLMQPEAASSLLMACKQVGINTAIETCGYAKLESVLKVAEFTDLFLFDIKHINSDKHFQLTGVRNEQILENLQELLRRKYNVKIRMPLLKGVNDQQEDIKKVMELLTPYKDYKNFKGIDLLPYHKMGVNKYNQLGIEYPIKDDPSLKNEDLDRIEGWIKEYDLPVKVIRH
- a CDS encoding BMC domain-containing protein, translated to MGDFLDRNIQRVIQESVPGKQITIAHVIASPMPDIYERLGIDEKGAIGILTLSPYESAIIAADIATKASDVEIGFLDRFTGSVVINGDVQSVETALGAVNDILKDMLGFTPAPITRT
- a CDS encoding EutP/PduV family microcompartment system protein, which produces MRRKRIMVIGPSKSGKTTLVNALNNYDGPLRRTPDLIYGKNTIDVPSSYIENAWMYKHVIAAAQDASHVLIVVDQSNSSEIYSHGFAKSFRCPVIGVITKCDLVPENEEKCLKQLKNIGVSEPYFHISFKIGTGIDALKKYLFEKGEE
- a CDS encoding cobalamin adenosyltransferase, producing MMRFITEEYLRDLFRKEPFDTYKLQQGQRLTPGATQYLSDKRIKLNDDAPKANKNVSKNNKAETKEPMVNSNLNLNKKLCLKLKSMEAVFLVTSSEILKEDIILAQNIINLGRKISNIRNVVDGKGTLEPIYCRECTGMNSSNFITELDDCFEITEFHMQLAKSNAILKMHTLRCALRELQFEIIDTYKNDDDGLKDSIIGNVNSIINSLSQLICSAVGGKECQRKN